The Setaria italica strain Yugu1 chromosome IX, Setaria_italica_v2.0, whole genome shotgun sequence genome has a window encoding:
- the LOC101762823 gene encoding CBS domain-containing protein CBSX3, mitochondrial produces the protein MQRAVQAIRSHGSVLKYAVLQHVSAPKPAMLPAAFSRFMSVSSARLEDRGFETATVADVLKSKGKSADGSWLWCTTEDNVYEAVKSMTHHNVGALVVVKPGQDKAIAGIITERDYLRKIIVQGRSSKSTKVGDIMTEENKLITVKPDTKVLQAMQLMTENRIRHIPVIDGTGMVGMVSIGDVVRAVVNEHREELNRLNAYIQGGY, from the exons ATGCAACGGGCAGTGCAAGCCATCAGGTCACATGGAAGTGTGCTTAAATATGCTGTTCTCCAGCATGTCAGCGCTCCCAAACCAGCCATGCTTCCTGCTGCATTTTCTCGCTTCATGTCAGTTTCATCTGCTCGCCTAGAGGATCGTGGATTTGAAACTGCAACTGTAGCAGATGTCTTGAAGTCCAAAGGAAAGAGTGCTGATGGATCTTGGCTCTGGTGCACCACAGAGGACAATGTCTATGAAGCTGTCAAATCG ATGACGCATCACAACGTGGGAGCTCTGGTGGTGGTCAAACCTGGACAGGATAAAGCAATTGCTGGCATTATCACTGAGAGAG ATTATCTCCGGAAAATCATAGTGCAGGGACGATCTTCCAAGTCAACTAAGGTTGGAGACATCATGACCGAAGAG AACAAACTGATCACCGTGAAGCCCGACACCAAGGTCCTGCAAGCGATGCAGCTGATGACAG AGAACCGCATCAGACACATCCCGGTGATCGACGGCACGGGGATGGTGGGGATGGTCTCCATCGGCGACGTCGTCCGCGCGGTGGTCAACGAGCACAGGGAGGAGCTGAACCGGCTCAACGCCTACATCCAGGGAGGCTACTAG
- the LOC101763772 gene encoding uncharacterized protein LOC101763772 — MAAAAPTVRGYGPASSSSSVALHRPRPRMPASFAPVATRRAASVRLRAAVADAPRGLQLQRREEGLLGSVLGRGGEEEEEEELLEKVGEEKVEGWMRESIAEIVRNIGEAPFLVHLFSSDDDDGVTVRREPASPESWPDVQRRWGAGGQRRPDGIILVEQVAAAAADGGASATEAARQVWGLVVQARGMECASCYVLDTCRVRSSAGFCTHFCLARAQCFGDPVELQLRNAWLNRLAGRR, encoded by the coding sequence atggcggcggctgcgccCACCGTGCGGGGGTACGgcccggcgtcgtcgtcgtcgtcggtggcgctgcaccggccgcggccgcggatgCCGGCGTCGTTCGCTCCCGTGGCGACGCGGCGGGCGGCCTCGGTGCGCCTCCGCGCGGCGGTCGCGGACGCGCCCCGCGGGCTGCAGCTCcagcggcgggaggaggggTTGTTGGGGAGCGTGTTGGGCagaggaggtgaggaggaggaggaggaggagttgttGGAGAAGGTCGGGGAGGAGAAGGTGGAGGGCTGGATGCGGGAGTCGATCGCGGAGATCGTGCGGAACATCGGGGAGGCACCGTTCCTTGTGCACCTGTTcagcagcgacgacgacgacggcgtgaCGGTGCGGCGGGAGCCCGCGTCCCCGGAGAGCTGGCCCGACGTGCAGCGCCGATGGGGGgccggcgggcagcggcggccggacgGGATCATCCTGGTCGAGCaggtggccgccgcggccgcggacggcggcgcctccgccacggaggcggcgcggcaggtCTGGGGCCTGGTGGTGCAGGCGCGCGGGATGGAGTGCGCGTCGTGCTACGTGCTCGACACCTGCCGCGTCCGCTCGTCGGCCGGGTTCTGCACGCACTTCTGCCTCGCCCGGGCGCAGTGCTTCGGCGATCCCGTCGAGCTCCAGCTCCGCAACGCCTGGCTCAaccgcctcgccggccgtcgatag
- the LOC101764166 gene encoding GEM-like protein 1 gives MAASWAAPPSGYPVGHGQAYGNQQAAAPQPQSTAVPVTVASNGVGNPYVMVTPAAATPSTCQTVMKALGRYGKLLEDGTRKAADATGNIWHHLRTAPNMADAAVARLSQGTKVYAEGGHDRVFYQTFGAMPGEQLRKAYACYLSTSSGPVIGTLYLSTARLAFCSDSPVCYQGPAGQPIECMYYKVVLPLSQVRSVNPSSSTRNRAERYIQITTTDNHEFWFMGFVNYDKALKNLYEALQHRDVHGQKHS, from the exons ATGGCGGCGTCGTGGGCTGCTCCGCCGTCGGGGTACCCGGTCGGGCACGGGCAGGCGTACGGCAACCAGCAGGCGGCCGCGCCGCAGCCCCAGTCCACGGCCGTGCCGGTGACCGTGGCGAGCAACGGCGTGGGCAACCCCTACGTGATGGTCACCCCCGCGGCCGCCACCCCGTCCACCTGCCAGA CCGTCATGAAGGCGCTGGGCCGGTACGGCAAGCTGCTGGAGGACGGCACCCGCAAGGCTGCCGACGCCACCGGCAACATCTGGCACCACC TGCGGACGGCGCCCAACATGGcggacgcggcggtggcgcggctgTCGCAGGGGACCAAGGTGTACGCTGAGGGCGGCCACGACCGGGTCTTCTACCAGACGTTCGGCGCCATGCCCGGGGAGCAGCTCCGCAAGGCCTACGCCTGCTACCTCTCCACCTCCTCGGGCCCCGTCATCGGCACGCTCTACCTCTCCACGGCGCGCCTCGCCTTCTGCAGTGACAGCCCCGTCTGCTACCAGGGCCCTGCCGGCCAGCCGATTGAGTGCATGTATTACAAG GTGGTGCTTCCCCTGAGCCAAGTGAGGTCGGTGAACCCTTCTTCCAGCACGCGCAACCGGGCAGAGAGGTACATCCAGATCACGACCACGGATAACCATGAGTTCTGGTTCATGGGGTTCGTGAACTATGACAAGGCTCTCAAGAATCTCTACGAAGCCCTGCAGCACCGCGATGTCCACGGCCAGAAACACAGTTAA
- the LOC101764575 gene encoding ATP synthase delta chain, chloroplastic translates to MNILNQPINPGGHPVFPAAKESGHLAPSSVRFDGAPTQPSTAAAGRSSANYPRWQAQTLPRASSYVGIEHDGATAAPAPFKPPTLDFLRSLLDNCSVSSALAGGEASAPPAQAPQLLALRVVVTSAVELDARQTELIARKMRLLTGFVNLTVVNVVDPSLIAGFVISYGSDDSYVIDLSVKGQLAALKNRVDSIDQTAHAHGHPHH, encoded by the coding sequence ATGAACATCTTGAACCAGCCCATCAACCCCGGCGGCCACCCGGTGTTCCCGGCGGCCAAGGAGAGCGGCCACCTCGCGCCGTCGTCGGTGCGCTTCGACGGCGCGCCGACGCAGCCGAGCACAGCGGCCGCGGGGCGCTCCAGCGCCAACTACCCGAGGTGGCAGGCGCAGACGCTGCCCCGGGCCAGCAGCTACGTCGGCATCGAGCACGACGGGGCCACCGCGGCGCCCGCCCCGTTCAAGCCGCCCACGCTCGACTTCCTGCGGTCGCTCCTGGACAACTGCAGCGTCAGCTCCGCCTTGGCGGGCGGCGAGgccagcgcgccgccggcgcaggcgccgcAGCTGCTCGCGCTGCGGGTGGTCGTGACCTCCGCCGTGGAGCTCGACGCGCGCCAGACCGAGCTCATCGCGCGCAAGATGCGCCTGCTCACCGGCTTCGTTAACCTCACCGTCGTGAACGTCGTGGACCCGTCCCTGATCGCCGGCTTCGTCATCAGCTACGGCAGCGATGACTCATACGTCATTGACCTCAGCGTCAAGGGCCAGCTCGCCGCGCTCAAGAACCGCGTGGACTCCATCGACCAGACCGCCCACGCCCACGGACACCCGCACCACTGA